Below is a genomic region from candidate division TA06 bacterium.
CGCATCAGTTTTTCAAACGAAAGCCGTGTTCTAAAGTCCTCGCCTCTTTGGGGAGAATTTGGGCCAGCGTTCCATATTGTATCTTGATAAGTTGGGTTGTAGCGCTCCTGTAGCATTCCATTTGGTATCAAAGCAACGGTTGTGTGAACAAGCTGGTTGTGCCCGTTTGCATTGTATTTGTATTTGTATTTAACAAAGGCAGTTGTCGTAAGAAAATGGTCTTCGTTGATTGAAATAATCTTAGGAAGTTTTCCTTGCTCATCAACATTTTGCCCGGCTCGTTTTTGCCTAATGCGCATGGAAATTTGTGATGTCTGTATCCGAGCGACACCAACTCCATTCTTTTCTGCCTTCGAATCGACAAAGAGGGCTTGTTTTATTGCATATTGTGGAAGAAATACATAGCAAGCACGTTTATAATCAATCTTTCCAAATAGCCTTTGATTGACGCGAGAAACGCCCATAACATCTAGCGCTTCTCTTGTTATGTCTTCTCCAATATCTTGTGCTAAATCTGATTCGTTCGAAAAGATTTCCGCTGCAGTTGAACGAAAATCAAATACTGCTTGGGCTACCAGCCGGAGAGTGGCCTTTTCGATTTCCTCCAAACGGTCCAGGTTATCGATCAAAGAGCGGGGGTCTATTACCATTTTCTTCCCTTTCTTTCAAGATTCGTTTAAGTGCAGTCTCAACAGCCTTTTTTTGAAATTCAATACCAATGTAATTCCGATTAGTTCGCATTGCTGCAATAGCGGTAGTTCCGCTTCCCATAAATGGATCAAGAACGGTATCTCCAGAATCCGTTAGCAACCTTATGGCTCTTTGTGGTAGTTCTATGGGAAACATGGCTTCGTGTATATCATTAATCCTTACAGATGGAAACTTCCAAACACCCCTTGATCCCCAATCCTTCCATTCATTATTTGTTAGGCGGTTTCTATCATACCGCGTTATTCCAGGTTTCCAGAATATATACAGGTATTCAAATTCATCCACCGAACGGTAAGAAAGACTAGCCCAGCGCGAATTCCTCCATGCGGCATCTTTTACCCAAACGCGTCTATCGTAGGGGTAGAAACCTGCAGAGAGAGCCCATTCCTCAATTAGGCCGCCAACGATTTTTACTCTCGTTTGTGGTTTGTGTTTGCCTCCTCTAATATTATTGCCATTAAGCCTTCTATCAACAGTTTGTTCGCTACATCTAAGTAATTGGGCAAG
It encodes:
- a CDS encoding site-specific DNA-methyltransferase, with translation MTIAPAKIITNNTPNILRLPVDLQNRLSILYRKPDNNSQREYLKPNSIYHGDSRLAISSIEPNSIALSIWSPPYFVGKEYEAGLSFDDWQSLIRTVIKEHFSVIIPGGFLAINIADILCFKDASMPRLQADVVSRKNSPITKEDVLQAIKKHPNYKRQQLAQLLRCSEQTVDRRLNGNNIRGGKHKPQTRVKIVGGLIEEWALSAGFYPYDRRVWVKDAAWRNSRWASLSYRSVDEFEYLYIFWKPGITRYDRNRLTNNEWKDWGSRGVWKFPSVRINDIHEAMFPIELPQRAIRLLTDSGDTVLDPFMGSGTTAIAAMRTNRNYIGIEFQKKAVETALKRILKEREENGNRPPLFDR
- a CDS encoding SfiI family type II restriction endonuclease, which codes for MVIDPRSLIDNLDRLEEIEKATLRLVAQAVFDFRSTAAEIFSNESDLAQDIGEDITREALDVMGVSRVNQRLFGKIDYKRACYVFLPQYAIKQALFVDSKAEKNGVGVARIQTSQISMRIRQKRAGQNVDEQGKLPKIISINEDHFLTTTAFVKYKYKYNANGHNQLVHTTVALIPNGMLQERYNPTYQDTIWNAGPNSPQRGEDFRTRLSFEKLMRKARWRVQQIPPAPEEYVWQE